A stretch of Proteiniborus sp. DW1 DNA encodes these proteins:
- a CDS encoding type II secretion system protein, which produces MIRKLRSCSGLSLIELLFTISILGIVMISIAPLMINSNKINRKSESLYNATLLAQGYMESIKASDCITVGRTVEIHDNTQVIIDIEKVVKYDHFYKVTIEVLQDHELIERFEGYKIIMR; this is translated from the coding sequence ATGATTAGAAAATTAAGAAGCTGTTCTGGACTTTCACTCATAGAGTTACTTTTTACCATTTCAATATTAGGAATCGTTATGATATCTATTGCTCCTCTAATGATAAATTCTAATAAAATAAACAGAAAATCAGAATCTTTATATAATGCAACACTACTAGCGCAAGGATATATGGAAAGCATAAAAGCCTCTGATTGTATCACAGTTGGACGAACCGTTGAAATCCATGATAATACTCAAGTGATAATTGATATTGAGAAAGTTGTCAAGTATGACCACTTTTATAAAGTTACTATTGAAGTTTTACAAGACCATGAGCTTATAGAAAGATTTGAAGGATATAAGATAATTATGCGGTAG
- a CDS encoding pilus assembly PilX N-terminal domain-containing protein yields the protein MNKLKYDSKGSTLIVLLLIISVIVLIGTMVMSLAVFNFKMKKTNSLVKQNFYLAEAGIEESLVIAKEFVAKAFDYAVSKAEEFNEIDNQINNKINNRLFAIADEITEDRRNIVFSKAFKNFIKGNCTDIYPNHSLISVLKNSESYVVYNNGYPKISPKIIEGTNFFQIEVKSTYMNGYIRSDITLKYEINIPNYSDIILNNELKSEDIIRIIEWKKER from the coding sequence GTGAATAAACTTAAATACGACAGCAAAGGGTCCACACTTATCGTCTTATTACTTATAATATCAGTAATAGTTTTAATAGGAACTATGGTAATGTCTCTTGCTGTTTTTAATTTCAAAATGAAAAAAACAAATAGCTTAGTCAAGCAGAACTTTTACTTAGCGGAAGCTGGCATAGAAGAATCTCTTGTTATTGCTAAGGAGTTTGTAGCTAAAGCTTTTGATTATGCTGTATCTAAAGCTGAAGAGTTTAATGAAATAGATAACCAAATAAATAATAAAATTAATAATAGACTGTTTGCTATAGCCGACGAGATAACAGAAGATAGAAGAAACATTGTCTTTAGTAAAGCTTTTAAGAACTTTATAAAGGGTAATTGTACAGATATATATCCCAACCATAGCCTTATTTCAGTGTTAAAAAATAGCGAATCCTATGTAGTATATAATAATGGCTATCCTAAAATTAGTCCTAAGATAATCGAGGGAACAAATTTTTTCCAGATAGAAGTTAAATCTACTTACATGAATGGTTATATAAGGAGTGATATAACACTGAAGTACGAAATAAACATTCCAAACTATAGTGATATAATTCTAAATAATGAGCTAAAATCTGAAGATATCATTAGAATTATTGAATGGAAAAAGGAAAGGTAG
- a CDS encoding prepilin-type N-terminal cleavage/methylation domain-containing protein, giving the protein MLFDYRISNRGFTLIELIISLALTGIILSIILSILISNISMFHINDKDIELQQQSQFIIGFLEDKIIESIGITYLQDDNGITKHETNEKVNLKKVIFKNIPEADDEGYIFQLSKDPSHNYYNLKYGEGLSGVSTVEVGNYIEKIEVEPIHVDNIYTEAKGLALEILFNINGKKKAFRTQLFFRNYHRR; this is encoded by the coding sequence ATGTTATTTGATTATAGAATCTCGAATAGAGGGTTTACCCTTATAGAACTAATAATATCCTTAGCTTTAACAGGTATTATTCTATCAATTATTTTGTCGATTTTGATTTCTAATATATCTATGTTTCACATTAACGATAAAGATATAGAACTTCAGCAGCAGAGTCAATTTATTATAGGTTTTCTTGAAGACAAAATAATTGAGTCCATAGGAATTACTTATTTACAGGATGATAATGGTATTACTAAGCATGAAACTAATGAAAAAGTTAATTTAAAAAAGGTAATATTTAAAAACATACCTGAAGCTGATGATGAAGGATATATATTTCAATTAAGTAAGGATCCAAGTCATAACTATTATAATTTAAAATATGGGGAAGGATTATCAGGTGTTTCAACAGTTGAGGTAGGGAATTATATTGAAAAGATTGAAGTGGAACCGATTCACGTAGATAATATTTATACCGAAGCTAAGGGTTTAGCCTTAGAAATATTGTTTAACATTAATGGTAAAAAGAAAGCTTTTAGAACCCAGCTTTTTTTTAGAAACTACCATAGGAGGTAG
- a CDS encoding type II secretion system protein produces MKSKKFVKGMTLIELILVISILALLVAIIMPKIERRDYYLMTISRTLRDDIRNIRYMKMTEGKSYLISLEGTQYTIKEGYKVIKRVKLEKDFKMTSNFPKGEIYFTYNGSPNCGGTITIFDNKKNKYCEITIVPSTGRILLKDEFF; encoded by the coding sequence ATGAAAAGTAAAAAATTTGTTAAGGGAATGACTCTTATAGAGTTGATATTAGTTATTTCAATATTAGCTCTTTTAGTAGCAATTATTATGCCCAAAATAGAAAGAAGAGACTATTATTTGATGACAATCAGTAGGACTCTAAGGGACGATATAAGAAACATAAGATATATGAAAATGACTGAAGGTAAGTCTTATCTTATCTCCTTAGAAGGTACTCAGTATACAATTAAAGAAGGATATAAGGTCATAAAAAGGGTAAAATTAGAGAAGGATTTTAAAATGACGAGTAATTTCCCTAAAGGAGAGATTTACTTTACTTACAATGGATCTCCTAATTGTGGAGGAACCATAACAATATTTGATAACAAGAAAAATAAGTATTGTGAAATTACTATTGTACCTTCAACAGGAAGAATATTATTAAAAGACGAGTTTTTTTGA
- a CDS encoding late competence development ComFB family protein produces MELHNYMEDAVSKNIDRILDRYKNVCKCNKCKLDITAIALNNLPPRYTVTEKGKLFTKVRELEPQYEVDIIREITKAIKIVSTQPHHE; encoded by the coding sequence TTGGAACTACATAACTATATGGAAGACGCGGTTAGTAAGAATATTGATAGAATATTAGATAGATACAAAAATGTATGTAAGTGCAATAAATGTAAATTGGATATTACAGCTATAGCACTGAATAATTTACCACCTCGCTATACAGTAACTGAGAAAGGTAAATTATTTACAAAAGTCAGAGAACTAGAACCACAATATGAGGTTGATATAATAAGGGAAATAACTAAAGCAATTAAGATAGTGTCAACACAACCACATCATGAATAA
- the efp gene encoding elongation factor P — translation MISANDFKKGITFEMDGDIYQIVDFQHVKPGKGAAFVRAKIKNIITGGQKETTFNPSDKFPKAHIETKEMQYLYNDGELYYFMDTETFEQVPFNYDQVESAIKYIKENDTTLVRFYKGNAFDVQAPNFVELLVTHTEPGVKGDTATGATKPATVETGATVLVPLFINIGDKIKIDTRTDEYLSRV, via the coding sequence ATGATTTCAGCAAATGATTTTAAAAAAGGTATTACATTTGAAATGGATGGAGATATTTATCAGATAGTTGACTTTCAGCATGTTAAGCCTGGTAAGGGTGCAGCTTTTGTTAGAGCAAAGATTAAAAATATAATAACAGGTGGCCAGAAGGAAACAACTTTTAACCCATCAGATAAATTCCCAAAGGCTCATATTGAAACAAAAGAAATGCAATATCTATATAATGACGGTGAGCTATATTATTTTATGGATACAGAGACTTTTGAACAGGTACCTTTTAATTATGACCAAGTTGAGAGTGCTATAAAGTATATTAAAGAAAACGATACAACCCTAGTAAGGTTTTATAAAGGAAATGCTTTTGATGTTCAAGCACCTAACTTCGTTGAATTATTGGTAACTCATACTGAACCTGGAGTAAAGGGAGATACTGCTACTGGAGCAACAAAGCCTGCAACAGTTGAAACTGGTGCAACAGTGCTAGTTCCATTATTTATTAATATCGGTGATAAAATTAAAATTGATACAAGAACAGATGAGTATTTATCACGAGTTTAG
- a CDS encoding CD1247 N-terminal domain-containing protein: protein MDYLYERVAYLRGLAEGLEIEDKSREGKLLLHIIDALEDFADAISDLNEDQEELNEYVDFIDEDLADVEEEVFGTLEDDFEDDFEDDDIDYVEAECPYCNEVVYFDSELVSDDGKVECPNCQRLISCECDCE, encoded by the coding sequence GTGGATTATTTATATGAAAGAGTTGCATATTTAAGAGGTTTAGCAGAGGGATTAGAAATTGAAGATAAGAGTAGAGAAGGAAAGCTTTTATTGCATATTATAGATGCATTAGAAGACTTTGCAGATGCAATTTCTGATTTAAATGAGGACCAAGAGGAATTAAACGAATATGTGGACTTTATTGATGAAGACCTAGCAGATGTAGAGGAAGAAGTTTTCGGAACTCTTGAAGATGATTTTGAAGATGATTTTGAAGATGACGATATTGACTACGTTGAAGCTGAATGTCCTTACTGTAATGAAGTTGTATATTTTGACTCAGAGTTAGTATCAGATGATGGTAAGGTAGAGTGCCCAAATTGTCAAAGATTAATATCCTGTGAATGTGATTGCGAATAA
- the spoIIIAA gene encoding stage III sporulation protein AA, producing MEVNNNFIKSIQPDKINAYKEVLNFIDPELTSTLSKLPKSVAEKIEEIRLRNGKPLMISLGSKDYFVTHNGTLEAEPYNCITIDNKHISRTFQLISNYSIYSIEEELRNGFITVRGGHRVGITGKVVYGPNGVESIRDVSSLNLRIAKEIIGVSNDIMRYIIRKPNTIYNTLLVSPPQCGKTTLLRDIIRNISNGIPSINFRGLKVGVVDERSELGGSYKGCPQNDVGVRTDIIDSCRKHEGIMLLLRSMSPNVIATDEIGDEKDIKAIHEAIKAGVKIISTVHGDGISDILSKPKLKVIISEKVFERIIIIDNENGVGSLQDILDGNSFKSVLR from the coding sequence ATGGAAGTAAATAATAATTTTATCAAATCAATACAACCTGACAAAATCAATGCCTACAAAGAAGTGCTAAATTTCATAGATCCAGAGTTGACAAGCACTCTTTCAAAGTTGCCTAAGAGTGTGGCTGAAAAGATAGAAGAAATAAGGCTTCGAAATGGAAAACCTCTTATGATAAGCCTTGGGAGCAAGGATTACTTTGTTACTCATAATGGTACTTTGGAAGCTGAGCCATATAACTGTATTACTATTGACAATAAACACATATCTAGGACCTTTCAACTTATTAGCAATTATTCAATATATTCCATTGAGGAAGAGCTGAGAAATGGATTTATTACAGTCAGAGGAGGGCATAGAGTTGGGATTACTGGCAAGGTTGTTTATGGACCTAATGGGGTTGAGTCTATAAGGGATGTCTCCTCATTAAACTTAAGAATAGCTAAGGAAATAATTGGAGTTTCAAATGATATTATGAGATATATAATTAGGAAACCAAACACCATATACAATACCCTTTTAGTATCTCCTCCCCAATGCGGCAAAACTACTTTGCTAAGAGATATTATAAGAAATATCAGCAATGGAATTCCTAGCATAAACTTTAGAGGACTAAAGGTAGGAGTTGTGGATGAAAGATCAGAGCTAGGAGGAAGCTATAAAGGCTGTCCACAAAATGACGTAGGAGTTAGAACAGATATTATTGATAGCTGTCGAAAGCATGAAGGTATAATGCTTTTATTAAGGTCTATGTCACCTAATGTAATAGCTACCGATGAAATAGGTGATGAAAAAGATATTAAAGCTATACATGAAGCCATTAAGGCTGGGGTAAAAATAATTTCAACTGTACATGGTGATGGCATAAGCGATATTTTAAGCAAACCAAAACTTAAAGTCATTATATCAGAGAAAGTTTTTGAAAGAATAATTATAATTGACAATGAAAATGGAGTGGGAAGTTTACAAGACATTCTTGACGGAAATAGCTTTAAGTCAGTTTTAAGGTAA